Within the Takifugu rubripes chromosome 8, fTakRub1.2, whole genome shotgun sequence genome, the region CAGGTTCACACCGTTGCTGCTTTGTTACCAGGTGCTTTTCCACGTTGCCTTGAGACTCCTGCCTGTTGGGAGCCGCCAGGCTGGAAGCTGTTGTATTCTAATCACGTACTGCACTACCGAGGTTGCTGCCCCTGCTTGTCACTTTTTGCTCCTGTATGTCCGTGCCCGTTTTCCTTGTTGTTGTTAaaacaagagcagcagcatgaagaACATTAGAGCCCTGATTTTCAGCAGAAACTCGCCTGATTCTTGCCAGCTGGACACGAGCACATGTTTGCAGTGTATTGTTTGACCGTTTCCATGGCTTTTCCCCCTGGTTCTCATTATTTTGATCTGTTTTTGAACTGCTTTCAGTGGGATACTGCAGGTCAGGAGCGGTTTCGTACCATCACTTCCAGTTACTACCGTGGAGCACACGGCATCATAGTGGTGTATGACGTGACGGATCAGGTGGGTCAGCCTTGGTACTAATAATCTCCTCAGAAGAGTTTTTTCACTTAGTTTCCAGCTAATCTGAATAACCCACTGAACCTTGTTTGTACAAAATGTTCTAAAAGCTGCGAGATTGAGGAATTGTTGGTCCTGACTCTGGTTTCATTGTTGCCATGGTTCAGGAGTCGTACAACAATGTGAagcagtggctgcaggagaTCGACCGCTATGCTAGTGAAAATGTTAACAAGCTTCTAGTGGGCAACAAGTGTGACCTCACTACCAAGAAGGTGGTGGACTACACAACAGCCAAGGTGAgatgagcagcagagcagtgcaCAGTTGACATGTCCACTGCTAAATATTAACCCCACCCTCAGCAATAAGTAAACAAACAACCAAAGGGTTCGAAAGGTAACCTGTTTTTTCCATTCATGGCTTTTGCTTGTGGTAGGAGTTTGCAGACTCTCTGGCCATCCCGTTCTTGGAGACCAGTGCCAAAAATGCCACCAATGTAGAGCAGGCCTTCATGACCATGGCGGCTGAGATCAAAAAGCGCATGGGGCCAGGAGCCACAGCTGGGGGCGACAAACCCAACCTAAAGATCGACAGCACCCCCGTCAGGCAGTCTGGAGGAGGCTGCTGTTAGAGGAGCCATCTCCTCGGCCAGTCCCAATGTCACTACAACCATCTCTTCTGTGTCACCGTCCCTCATCTGTGaccccagcaggaggtcagaggaggaCACTCTACAAACTGATGACAGCCCTTcattcagctgtgtgtgtgtgtgtgtgtgtgtgtgagagagagagagagtgtgagactTCCAGCAG harbors:
- the rab1ba gene encoding zRAB1B, member RAS oncogene family a; translated protein: MNPEYDYLFKLLLIGDSGVGKSCLLLRFADDTYTESYISTIGVDFKIRTIELDGKTIKLQIWDTAGQERFRTITSSYYRGAHGIIVVYDVTDQESYNNVKQWLQEIDRYASENVNKLLVGNKCDLTTKKVVDYTTAKEFADSLAIPFLETSAKNATNVEQAFMTMAAEIKKRMGPGATAGGDKPNLKIDSTPVRQSGGGCC